The genomic region GTCGCCGCTGAGTACCTCGCTGTTCCCGGGCAGCCTGGGCAGACTAGCGTCGCGCATGTGGACACTACCTCGCGTCCTCCTTCCGACTCTACCTACTACCACAACTCTACCGAGCTCCGCTCGCCTGTTTTTGCATTCACGCCCGAGTCATCCGAACCCTCGACGTCCGTCTCGGCCGACTACCCATACACGCACATCTCTCCTGCCACGACTTTCTCGCCCCAGCTCGGTATGACCCGTGTCGTTCAAGGCCAGTACGCCCCACGTCAGCCTCCTGCGAAGGACAACCAGGCTGCGAACGACTCGAACGTGTGGTACACGACCACGACGACCAACTAGACAAGTCTTCGTTTAACGCATATACACGTCTGCCTCGTAACGAACGATTCTCATTCAAGAACTTTGGATATCCAGCTAGGACATTGGATTTGTACAATTTTACTCAACACCGCCTCCCGAGCTACCAGCTCAAGATCGCTAGACTGTTTCGACAACACACAAGCACCGTTAACGACTCGTCCTTGATTCTATTCTGTGGAGCCATATCGAGGCGCTAGGTCTCAGATGGCCGGCCACATTGTACTTGCATATCAAAGAATGCATTGCCACAAGTTGGCAGTCACCTGCATTGCGATCTGTTACATGTCACTTGTCACGCAGCAACAGTGTGCCTCTGCCAGAACTTCGGATCACTCGTATCAATTCTACGTTCCGGGGACCGTAGTGCGTGACAAACGAGATTAAGTGCAAGCTTTGCGCCACTGAACGTGACGGCCACTTGAGTATGGAGGTGACAGCACAGTGTCGACCGTGTCTGACTGTCCAGATTATTTTTATTTTGCGCAGTTCTATTCAGAGTCAAGAACTGACGTGTTGCTGTGGTCTTGTGCGCGACCGAGTGCCTCATTGTACATACACACGTTACAGTTTCCCAGCCAGTCAGGCTTATGCACCTACTGTTGTGAACTCTTTTTTTTTCTCTGGGCCGTGCCAGTTGGAGGGGAACTGTCATCATCGATAGCGAGGCTGGCACCATAACCGACACAGCAGGGTTGCCATAGTATGGCTTCTTGAAGAGGAACAAGGTCCTGGGCACACAGCACGGGCGGGCACTGGGTTGACCGCTCTCACGCACTCCCCGAGCAACAATTCGAGAATGCTCTGTAAACGGCAGGTGAGGTGCTGGAGGACGGGTGTGCCTCCTTCAGATGGCATCCGAGGAGGTCCAGTGGCACATTTTCTCCGGTCCTGTTCTGCGATGTGGTACGatggggggggggggggggaagagCGACCGACCGCAGCACCTCATCACGGGTGGGCTCCAACTCAGGCCACATCTCATTTCGGGGATATAGGCTGAACGCAGTGCCGTACAAATGATAGGGACAGGCGGCTTTTAACGACAGTGGGGTTGGGACTTGGAACAAGCGTGAATGCTCTGGGCAAGCGCGCGGAGATTCCATGTATAGTTAATCAAAGTTAGGACCGACCGATTTCGAGGCACAGTGAAATGCAAGTAATCCAACTTGTTGTGCCTCAAGGAACGTCACGCCTGCCGTAAGGGCGTTACCATTTATCCATCGCAGTCAGGCATGGTCGTGTTGGATCCTGACAGGCTTGGCGTGGGGTATGCATGTATGGTAGAGACCAAGCCTTCCAGTCCTTTAATCAGCAATTTTCAAGACATGCTGAGACGGCGGGATTTCGTCCTAAAGGGGTGTGAAGGGGCAATAAAACTAGCACTTGGTCTCGCAGCCAGTATCTGAAACATAAGTTTATCCCACCTCTGTGGTCAAAAGTAGAGAGAGCACTGGACCCCAGAATAAGTGGGAGCAAGCCGAGGAGCGTTCTCGTTCTCAaccgtcgctctcgtcgacTTCGGTCTTGTGTCGATCATGGCAAGCAATCGTCGGACCTGTCCCCTGCCCGCTGCCCGGTCGGCGGTGGCCGCTGATCGGGATATTATATGACAGAACAGACTTGCGAAGCCATGGTGCCACGAGCTGGGGCGCCACACTCGCACCTTTCTTTGGCCAGAACAACTCGTGAATAACGTGCGTGGAATGTGAGTGGCCAAAGACTAGCAGGACGTGGAATGTTGAGAGCAGCGTTGAGCCTGATGGGTAACGACGCGAGTCTGGCGTGCGACGCTCCGGGTTTCTTGGGGCCAGGCTAAGCTCTCTGTGGATCTGTGGAACCGGGGATTCCCCGGGGATAAACATATCAATGCTCGAGTGTAATTGGCTGCATCATTTTGTCTTGAACCCTGCACTGCGCTAATAGACGGGAGAACATGTGTTGGTGTCACCTTATTCACCACGTGGAATCCACTTCGGCCTCCAAAAGACCTCTGAGATTTTGCAGACGTTCCAGTCGCCGATCGGTGACTGGCTCGTCATGTGGCGTGGGACGTtgctcatcctctcctcgacgtcacgTTCTGTACGTCCTCTTCCTATCACGGTCTTTTGACAGCCACGGAAGACTTTGTAGCTCTTCAGATCTCCATTAGTTCGCTCATTCCCCGATTAATTAAGACCCCTACTTCAGCTTCTATGTCCGAAGGGAGAGTCGGCTCCTCCCTCCAGGTGGTTCCCTTCTTACTCTGGTTATCCCGTCCTGGTTCATCCGTGTCTCACTACTCTGCCGGTTTCGCGCCATTGTCCAGACCTCGACTTAAATCACATCATATGACAATCCTCGGTATGCTGTCTCGCTACAACCCTACAACTCTATTTGTAACCTCAACGTGTCTCACATGCGAGAACATGTGCGCTTAGCGTCATCTGAAACGACGGGCTCCACATTCCAGAGATGTGGCTATCGCTATGTTTTCAAGGATGCCTCGGGACacttgacgagctggctCGCCAGCCTTTGGAACCGAGCCCCTTAAACACATGGTCTTCAACTCTGGAATGTCGGCCTTTGCTCCAGATTAAGGGTGGGAATGATCGCTAGAACGACAACAGCCGGTCCAGTTGGCCAAGTCCGAGGCTCTGTGAAACTCTGACGAGACTGGAATACAAAACCATTGGAACTAACGGCAAGTGCTGTTCTCGGCGATACCTTGCAATTGAAAGCAGTaagcgccgccgctcagGAGCGACGAGCTGAACAGCTCCCTTGCTGTGTAGCTACAGGTCCGTCAGGTGGGCGTTTGGAGGCTATGTCCCCCAGCTGCTCATGGCTCATGGAACAGGTGCCTCGCATCCCCGTAGAGGGAGGGGTACCTGGGATGAGCGCCTCCAACCCTCGACCATAGAATACGGCGTGTGTGTTAATTACCAAGCTGATGTCATGATCTATGTGACCACCCACACATCTTCTGCCACACGTCTTCTGCCGCACAGGGCACAGTCCCACTTTCCACAGCACTCATCTTTCCTCTGATAACCTCTTGCGCCCTGCGCATCCCACCCACGCTGACAGCATATACTCGCGTTAGTCACGGTGATGGCCGTTCTTCACGTGTTGTTGAGTGAGAGGGTTTGGCGTTTCGAGCGGCCCTACATTCCCCACATAACCTCGAGGTGCCCCTCAGAAGAACTCTGAATCCTGTGTGGCATGCGAAGCCGAATCTGACTGTGGACTTGTGTGCGGCGCCGCCTTACGTCCGCGTTGCGCGTGGTGTGGAGGTTTCCGCTCGACTAATTGCATTCCGCTCGCGTTgttctccaccaccacgaGATGAAAATATCAAGATGGGTTGTCAAAGTTGGAATGGGGATTAGCAAAGATAGGAGGTAGTTCTCGATGTTGATTATAACCGGCTTTCGGGATATGCCGGTTAGCGAGACAAGCGAGTGGGCACTCGTGTTTATCCGGGGCCGCATCGGTTATGgccgccaacctcgccatACGGCCGAGGATTGCTCTTTACGGGTCCCCGTGGTGGTATTCACTCTCAGTCATGGTCGCTAGACACAGCCAACCTTCTCTTCCGTCCACGACCGAGTTATCGGCCCCATTCTCGTGACTTGATCTCCTCCCCTCTTAAGCTTGCGCTTGCCTTCGTCTTTTCCCACTATCCGTATCACCATGCTCGCTGGATTCCGCTCTCTCCGCGCtacctcctcgcgcgccggcCACCTGCGCTCGACGTACGTCGTCTCCCGGTCGTTCTCAGCCGTCGCGCCGGGTGACGACCGGCCGCTCGCTGGCATCAAAGTAGTCGACCTCACCCGTGTGCTCGCTGGCCCGACCGCGACTATGATGCTTGTAAGTTTGATATGCAGATCCGAGCTGACAACAAGTCTGACCTTGGCGGTGAGTGTAGCCTGTATGGGATCTGAAGCCTTGCCCACCAAAGGCCCAAAAGCAGTTGTGCGTTGTATCCTAACGTCCAGCCGACGTGATCAAGGTCGAGTCTCCAAACGGTGATGACACCCGCATCTGGGCGCCAcccgaggccaagctcatTGACGGGGCCCCCCGCCCGGACCTGCCGGCTGAGTCGGCGTACTTCATGTGTGCGAACCGGAACAAGCGCTCGTGAGTGTGTGTGTAATGCCTGGCGCTACGCAACCCCATTACGAGACATGGAAGTGCAATGTACGtggagctgacggcagcgtGATTCTCAACTTGAAGAACAAGGAGGCGATGAAGGTCATGTATAAGCTCATCCAGGACGCCGACGTGTTCGTGGAGAACTACGTCCCTGGCAAGCTTGAGAAGTTCGGGTTGGGATGGGAGAAACTCAAGGAGATCAACCCCCGCTTGATCTACTGCTCTGTTACTGGTGAGTCGCTGGTGTGTCACCAGGGGTCTATTCCACGCCCAAACCGGGAAACGGGCACACGCAGGGCAACGCACGCAGACGGCTGACACTTAGGCTACGGCTCAACTGGGCCCtacgcgtcgtcgcccggctacgacgtcgtcattgaggccgaggcgggtCTCATGCACATCAccggcgagaaggagggtCCTCccgtcaaggtcggcgtGGCTGTCACCGACATCCTCACGGGCCACTACGCGACCTCTGGTatcctcgcggcgctcctcaagcGCGGCAAGACGGGCAAGGGCACGCGCGTTGAGGCCTCGCTGTTCGAGTCGCAGATTGCCACGCTCGCCAATATCGGCTCCAACTATCTCGTTGCTGGGCAGGAAGCGACGCGCTGGGGCACGTCTCACCCCTCGGTTGTTCCGTACCAGGTCTTCCCGACCAAGGACGGCTACATGATGATCGCGGGCGGCAACGACAACCAGTTCAAGACTCTCTGCGGGCCAAACATCTTCAACAAGCCCGAGTGgcttgaggacgagcgctTCGCGACCAACGCCGCGCGTGTCGTGAACCGCAAGGTTCTTGTTGATGGCATCATCGAGGTGCTCAGCCACAAGAGCACCGATGAGTGGACCCAGGTGATCACGGGCAAGGGGTGAGTACATGTGTGAAACAAGATTTGACATCAGTATCCCCTTCGCACCCATCAACAACATTGCGCAGACCTTCAGCCACCCTCAGGCGATCGCccgcaaggtcgtcgaggagatcgacCACCCCCGGGCGGGCAAGGTCAAGATTGCGGCTGCAGCTGTGTCGTACGACGGTGAGAAGCCCAAGATGTACCGCCCGCCTCCTTACCTCGGCCAGCACACCatcgaggtgctcgagggGATTGGCTACAGCGCGGCGGagatcgacgagctcaagagTGGGGGAGCAACAGCGTAGAGTATAGATTATCATTGTCTCGGTTTCATGCAGGTTTATGGGCATCTGGTACAGTCGCCTAAGCAATCTATAggt from Cutaneotrichosporon cavernicola HIS019 DNA, chromosome: 2 harbors:
- a CDS encoding uncharacterized protein (CoA-transferase family III) is translated as MLAGFRSLRATSSRAGHLRSTYVVSRSFSAVAPGDDRPLAGIKVVDLTRVLAGPTATMMLSDLGADVIKVESPNGDDTRIWAPPEAKLIDGAPRPDLPAESAYFMCANRNKRSVILNLKNKEAMKVMYKLIQDADVFVENYVPGKLEKFGLGWEKLKEINPRLIYCSVTGYGSTGPYASSPGYDVVIEAEAGLMHITGEKEGPPVKVGVAVTDILTGHYATSGILAALLKRGKTGKGTRVEASLFESQIATLANIGSNYLVAGQEATRWGTSHPSVVPYQVFPTKDGYMMIAGGNDNQFKTLCGPNIFNKPEWLEDERFATNAARVVNRKVLVDGIIEVLSHKSTDEWTQVITGKGIPFAPINNIAQTFSHPQAIARKVVEEIDHPRAGKVKIAAAAVSYDGEKPKMYRPPPYLGQHTIEVLEGIGYSAAEIDELKSGGATA